The window GGCGGCCCCCCCGGTGGAGCCCCTGGCTtcaaccctcccccccgaAGATAGGCTAGGGACGGACAATTCGATACCTCGCATGCATTATAGTCGGAGGTTGGATCACGGATACCATTGGCGTTTGGGGATGAAAGTCAAGATTACGAAAATTCGGGCAGAACAGGCGTGTTGTTAGTCGGCCTCTTCTACCCCTGAACAAACCATAGGTCAGCTTGCCAGCCTGTATTCGTTGAATTCGCGAAAGAAATGGGAGCATATGTCTATTCAGCAGTTTGCAACAAAACCATCCCGACCAGTCGATTTGATGATTGTGAGATGGCAGTTGTTTTGCTGAATGGACATGAGTGGAGTGAGGGACAGGGCGGAATGACCCGGCCCTGAGGATGCCATCGCGCTTTTCGACTGTTCGATGATGTTTCTTACTTTACCAAAGATCTCCATATTCAAGCCATTTCGCGGGCAAACGCTGCCCTTCCCACCCGCTGACGAAAGCGCGAGCAACACCAGCCTGTCTTGGGGCCCAGGCCACTGCATCAATATCCGAGCAATAGGATGGATTCTGCCTGTATTCCCAGGGTCAGACTGACGGAGAGCAGCATACTTATCGGCTACTTGCAGATGAGTTAGCTACCTACATAGCATTCGTCATTCTCAAGCAGCAACTCACAAACACCTGCAAACTTGGTTTGTGACACAGAATCTAGGGACTATTTTGATGACAAGGCATCATCGAGAACAGTGTCAACATATGCTTTCATGCCTTACCTCATCAACTCAGTCGGGAGCTGCCTATTCAGGCGCTACTGCACGTACCTTTTGAGGCgaaggcaggcaggcaggtaggtCCTTTCCTCGCGGGAGCAGGGTATGAGGAAGGGGCTTTCGTACGCTCTTGCCCGTTGTCTTGTTCTTTCTGCCCCTTGGGCTGAAAGCTCTCCCCACAAGCTCAAGGCTTTCCTTTTCCACCTCTTCTACATCTTCTTCATTCGCGACTATCTACCAAAACTTCCCAGTCTTGGCGTCGCTGGTCAGCACGTTTGAGGATCTCAACACCCTTGAGAAGAAAATCAACTGCAACTGCTTTTCGAAGGGAAAATCCCTCCGCTCAAGAGTCATCATGGGTCGCTGGGGACATCGTACGATGACAATGTGTTGGCCTTTACCACTGAAACTTGCTGATTACGTACCAGGGctcttcgaggccgacgcaGACATCGACTTTGCCTGTGAGATCAGCGGAGACTTTGTGATGATGGGAGGTACCGAAGATCTTGTGCCTTCGAACTTGATCCATCAAACCGACATGCTGGCCCCTCCTGAAGCCAAGGACTACTACAAGACCAAAGAGTACCGCCTCAAGCTGGACAATGACATTGTGAGCATCCGTAATCAGCTCGACTCCGGTATTGGCGATAAACTCTTCGACAAATACCGTGCCAAGGAGAACAACTTGGACGAGTTCGAAGGCCAATACAAAGTCATCATAGTCGGTGCCTTGATGATGCGGGCCGGTGCCAACATCAGCAAGGAGCAACTGCAGCACCTGCGGGACCTTGTTCCCAATATTGACTGCCAGTATGGCTACGCCCTTCCTTTCGGCGACTTGGGTTTCCGTGATCCGGGAAAGGCCCAGTTCCTTGCCGCTCTCGACAACTATCAGCCGGGAGCCCCAAGGGACTATCTGGAACCAAGGTATGCCCATGTTATGCCATCTCCTCAATGTTGCTGATCAGTACCTGTGCAGCTGCTTCCACTGCGGAAAGGTCCGTGCCG is drawn from Colletotrichum destructivum chromosome 6, complete sequence and contains these coding sequences:
- a CDS encoding Putative Zinc finger, MYND-type — protein: MGRWGHRTMTMCWPLPLKLADYVPGLFEADADIDFACEISGDFVMMGGTEDLVPSNLIHQTDMLAPPEAKDYYKTKEYRLKLDNDIVSIRNQLDSGIGDKLFDKYRAKENNLDEFEGQYKVIIVGALMMRAGANISKEQLQHLRDLVPNIDCQYGYALPFGDLGFRDPGKAQFLAALDNYQPGAPRDYLEPSCFHCGKVRADIGKAPKGCGRCERAWYCNVDCQRAHWKVHKPQCKHLNEVSFLNV